The Candidatus Alcyoniella australis sequence GTCGGCCAGGGCAACGTTGTCCGCCAGTGCGGCGAACGCGCCGACGATGCTGGTCTTGCCAGTGCCGCCCTTGCCGCTGAGCACTACTAACTGTTTCATCGCGCACCGCCGGCCAACGCCGTGACACGCGTTAGTATCTGTTCGAAAATCGGCCGCAGTCGGGGCAGGGCGTCCACGGCCAGCTTGCCGCGGGCGTAGGCCTGCGCCAGCTCGCGATCCTCGGGGATCTGCGCCAGCACCTCCAGTTCGTGCTCGGCGCAATAGCGCAAAGTGCGATCGTCGCCCACGTCCGCGCGGTTGATCAGCACGGCGCAGGGCAGGCCGAGCTTGCGCACCATTTGTACGGCCAGATCGAGGTCGTTGAGTCCGAACGGCGTGGGCTCGGTGACCATCAGCACGAAGTCCGCGCCGGATACCGAGTTCAGCGCAGGGCACGAGGTGCCCGGCGGCGCGTCGAGGATCACCAGCCGATCGCTGTCCAGTCGGCGTTTGACCTCGCGGATTAGCGGCGGGCTTTGGGCCTCGCCCACGTTGAGCCGGCCCTGTAAAAAACGCACCTCGCCGCTGTGCCCGCTGAACACCTCGCCGATCGGCCGTTCGATCTCGCTGATCGCGT is a genomic window containing:
- a CDS encoding ATP-binding protein; this translates as CDVEEPNGQLFLHPKITKREIINTRVPRVDYQLCDFCGACARACRFNALAVLQKSVMIFDELCHSCGNCLASCPRDAISEIERPIGEVFSGHSGEVRFLQGRLNVGEAQSPPLIREVKRRLDSDRLVILDAPPGTSCPALNSVSGADFVLMVTEPTPFGLNDLDLAVQMVRKLGLPCAVLINRADVGDDRTLRYCAEHELEVLAQIPEDRELAQAYARGKLAVDALPRLRPIFEQILTRVTALAGGAR